A region from the Melopsittacus undulatus isolate bMelUnd1 chromosome 13, bMelUnd1.mat.Z, whole genome shotgun sequence genome encodes:
- the BHLHA9 gene encoding class A basic helix-loop-helix protein 9: MGKGTEPEPDSSEEELEAGSTPQACYGQGLWVSRSGKAATCLGDAEGMKVRKRSRPVRSKARRMAANVRERKRILDYNQAFNALRLALKHDLGGKRLSKIATLRRAINRITALSLSLHGAGCCWHSECRSRAGVPRCPPSPLYTVFSPERQLHHYESLKEDRSMPSPAYCSSGTHHPGLRGACQQRYTGSLQDPLSGAIPWQLGYCQSWGHQQCLPIH; encoded by the exons ATGGGGAAAGGCACAGAGCCAGAGCCCGACAGCTCGGaagaggagctggaagcagggAGCACACCCCAGGCGTGCTATGGGCAGGGTTTGTGGGTCTCCCGAAGCGGGAAAGCAGCCACCTGCCTGGGTGATGCTGAAGGGATgaaggtgaggaagaggagcaggccGGTGCGCTCCAAAGCCAGGAGGATGGCTGCCAACGTCAGAGAGCGCAAGAGGATCCTAGACTACAACCAAGCCTTCAATGCCCTGCGGCTGGCCCTCAAACACGACCTGGGGGGCAAAAGGCTTTCTAAAATCGCTACCCTGCGGCGAGCCATCAACAGGATCACGgctctgtccctgtccctgcatggtgccggctgctgctggcactcCGAGTGTCGCAGCCGGGCCGGGGTCCCT CGCTGCCCTCCATCCCCTCTCTACACTGTGTTTTCCCCCGAGAGGCAGCTCCATCACTACGAGAGCCTGAAGGAGGATCGCTCAATGCCTAGCCCTGCCTATTGCTCCAGCGGGACCCACCACCCTGGGCTGCGAGGTGCCTGCCAGCAGAGATACACGGGCAGCCTGCAAGACCCCCTGTCCGGGGCCATCCCCTGGCAGCTGGGCTATTGCCAGAGCTGGGGACACCAGCAATGCCTCCCTATCCACTGA
- the LOC117436943 gene encoding trafficking regulator of GLUT4 1 translates to MASSGSAPGGSGSGTALPTRFQETEKLLAATEGREEKGLRGSKSFTAALPGEAERNGHGLSYKSVSVGHLEAPPLSPSRLSLGRASSIATSTAAPEQSRPRDYLVLAIFSCFCPVWPINIVGLVFSIMSRNSGQQGDLDGARRLGRMARLLSIVSIVLGTVIIVLYISLSVRVS, encoded by the exons ATGGCGAGCAGCGGCTCCGCGCCCGGCGGCTCGGGCTCGGGCACGGCGCTGCCCACCCGCTTCCAGGAGACCGAGAAGCTGCTGGCGGCCACTGAGGGTCGGGAGGAAAAGGGCCTCCGCGGCTCCAAATCCTTCACGGCCGCGCTGCCCGGCGAGGCGGAGCGCAACGGGCACGGGCTCTCCTACAAGTCGGTGTCGGTCGGGCACCTGGAGGCGCCTCCACTCTCGCCGTCCCGGCTCAGCCTGGGCAGAGCCTCCTCCATCGCCACCAGCACGGCGGCACCGGAGCAGAGCCGCCCGCGGGACTACCTGGTGCTCGCCAtcttctcctgcttctgccCCGTCTGGCCCATCAACATCGTGGGCCTCGTCTTCTCCATCATG TCGAGGAACAGCGGGCAGCAAGGGGACCTGGATGGAGCACGGCGACTCGGGCGCATGGCGAGGCTGCTCAGCATCGTCTCCATCGTCCTGGGGACCGTCATCATCGTGCTCTACATTTCACTCAGCGTCAGAG tttcCTAG